In Candidatus Palauibacter australiensis, the following proteins share a genomic window:
- a CDS encoding universal stress protein, which translates to RLCKANIKRAEVMASEYPDVEIETQVLVGKPFDVLLKWAEEIDPSLIVVARHGSHRIEGTDLGSQADNLVSLADTNILLLGTGNVRPEEIPWIEEDGEAGLEWAPEAEVRILRVPPFALGIARKAVEEFVLEHYGPGSRYAAAFVPNPKDEKQYRAASPPADGDAAAGNGAGDGVSGTAQVARDALETGAAPSIAEVGQAANGRASADKSELWNRDQLPVVTNERLDEAIKKLLPTHMQLVMGIGDAEELALAEVKADEAMKRTVVETSDADAFEAPLPVMAQCPVTDNQIPRDRTAADPIVWTHEAFERLGRVPLIARPLARNTVERFARDQGMWRVTTVVMDENKDAMIAADEFDLDTMLVMFNELKAKQARAEAAGVDGMSEEMKRFIEEAKASGVTRCPIRDIEQQAADCPVDFKMVSPDDARAAVEKFARTELGEESGADVRPASEQGSRPK; encoded by the coding sequence CGTCTCTGCAAGGCGAACATCAAGCGGGCCGAGGTGATGGCGAGCGAGTATCCCGACGTCGAGATCGAGACCCAGGTGCTGGTCGGGAAGCCGTTCGACGTACTCCTCAAATGGGCCGAGGAGATCGATCCATCCCTCATCGTCGTGGCCCGTCACGGCTCGCACCGCATCGAGGGCACGGACCTCGGCTCGCAGGCCGACAACCTCGTCTCTCTCGCGGACACGAACATCCTCCTCCTCGGCACCGGGAACGTCCGGCCCGAGGAGATCCCCTGGATCGAGGAGGATGGCGAAGCCGGGCTCGAGTGGGCGCCCGAAGCGGAGGTGAGGATCCTGCGCGTGCCGCCGTTCGCCCTCGGGATCGCGCGCAAGGCCGTCGAGGAGTTCGTCCTCGAACACTACGGCCCCGGAAGCCGTTATGCCGCCGCCTTCGTCCCGAATCCGAAGGACGAGAAGCAGTACCGGGCGGCGTCGCCGCCGGCCGATGGAGACGCGGCGGCCGGCAACGGGGCGGGCGATGGGGTGAGCGGCACGGCGCAGGTGGCGCGCGATGCGCTGGAGACCGGCGCGGCCCCGTCGATCGCGGAGGTCGGACAGGCCGCCAACGGGCGCGCGAGCGCCGACAAGTCGGAACTCTGGAATCGCGACCAGTTGCCCGTCGTGACGAACGAACGCCTCGACGAGGCGATCAAGAAGCTCCTTCCGACCCACATGCAGCTCGTGATGGGGATCGGCGATGCGGAGGAACTCGCCCTCGCCGAGGTGAAGGCGGACGAGGCGATGAAGCGGACCGTCGTGGAGACGAGCGACGCCGACGCCTTCGAGGCCCCGCTCCCCGTGATGGCGCAGTGCCCGGTCACGGACAACCAGATTCCGCGCGACCGCACGGCCGCCGACCCGATCGTCTGGACGCACGAGGCGTTCGAACGCCTGGGGCGCGTGCCGCTGATCGCCCGTCCCCTCGCCCGGAACACGGTGGAGCGCTTCGCCCGCGACCAGGGCATGTGGCGCGTGACCACCGTCGTGATGGACGAGAACAAGGACGCGATGATCGCGGCCGACGAGTTCGACCTCGACACGATGCTCGTGATGTTCAACGAGCTGAAGGCGAAGCAGGCGCGGGCCGAAGCCGCCGGCGTCGACGGCATGAGCGAGGAGATGAAGCGCTTCATCGAGGAGGCGAAGGCCTCCGGTGTGACGCGCTGTCCGATCCGCGACATCGAGCAGCAGGCGGCGGACTGTCCCGTCGACTTCAAGATGGTGTCGCCCGACGATGCCCGAGCGGCGGTCGAGAAGTTCGCGCGTACGGAACTGGGAGAAGAGTCGGGAGCGGACGTCCGTCCCGCTTCGGAGCAGGGATCGCGCCCGAAGTGA
- a CDS encoding radical SAM protein, with translation MTGAPLAAEAVTHRSPAAPGPLWDGAPAAASPQAEPDVAIPHVIAWNLTRRCNLACSHCYISAGSWHASEEELDTAACFRVIDQILETSPSPLLILSGGEPLVRSDLEEIAGYASERGATVTVGTNGTGLTDDRIASLKAAGVQGVALSVDSLDPRYHDRFRHGEGALEDTLAAVDRLAEHRLDFLIQFTVTRGNRGELDAIAAWADAKGAVCLNVYFLVETGRGEGMRGLAPAENDEIVARLTELQRDYRGRLMIRSKCQPQLMRHVYEQDPDSPLLNYRTRCPCGVQYCRITPEGKVTPCPYMPEVAGDLSDASFGEIWREATVFRLLREGEPGGKCGRCEYRALCGGCRARAYAVDGDLLGPDPSCGYEPAPGIADAIRPPQPVTYGSAVERELPWSAEAAARLNAIPSFVRGVVAERVEKFARERGHTEVTIDAMTEVRRAMPVDFSKRMPFFARRRRSAGRGDKR, from the coding sequence GTGACCGGGGCCCCGCTGGCCGCGGAAGCCGTCACGCACCGGAGCCCCGCCGCACCCGGTCCGCTCTGGGACGGCGCCCCCGCCGCCGCGTCTCCGCAGGCCGAACCCGATGTCGCGATCCCTCACGTGATCGCGTGGAACCTGACGCGCCGCTGCAACCTCGCCTGCTCCCACTGCTACATCTCCGCCGGGTCGTGGCACGCGTCCGAGGAGGAACTCGATACCGCCGCCTGCTTCCGCGTCATCGACCAGATCCTCGAAACGAGCCCGTCGCCGCTCCTCATCCTCAGCGGGGGGGAGCCCCTCGTGCGCTCCGACCTCGAGGAGATCGCGGGCTATGCCTCCGAACGCGGCGCCACCGTGACCGTGGGCACGAACGGCACCGGGCTCACCGATGACCGCATCGCCTCGCTGAAGGCGGCCGGCGTGCAGGGCGTCGCCCTGAGCGTCGACTCCCTCGACCCGCGCTATCACGACCGTTTCCGGCACGGCGAGGGCGCGCTCGAGGACACGCTCGCCGCAGTGGACCGGCTGGCGGAGCACCGTCTCGACTTCCTCATCCAGTTCACCGTCACGCGCGGGAACCGGGGCGAACTCGATGCCATCGCCGCCTGGGCGGATGCGAAGGGCGCGGTCTGCCTCAACGTCTACTTCCTCGTCGAGACGGGCCGGGGAGAGGGCATGCGCGGCCTCGCCCCCGCGGAGAACGACGAGATCGTGGCCCGGCTGACCGAACTCCAGCGAGACTACCGCGGCCGGCTCATGATCCGCTCCAAGTGCCAGCCGCAACTCATGCGGCACGTGTACGAACAGGATCCGGACTCGCCGCTCCTGAACTACCGTACGCGCTGTCCCTGCGGCGTCCAGTACTGCCGCATCACGCCCGAGGGCAAGGTGACGCCCTGTCCGTACATGCCGGAGGTCGCCGGCGACCTCTCCGACGCGTCCTTCGGCGAGATCTGGCGCGAGGCGACCGTCTTCCGCCTGCTGCGCGAGGGCGAACCGGGCGGAAAGTGCGGACGCTGCGAGTACCGCGCGCTGTGCGGCGGCTGCCGCGCCCGCGCCTACGCGGTGGACGGAGACCTGCTCGGTCCCGATCCTTCCTGCGGCTACGAGCCGGCGCCCGGCATCGCGGACGCGATCCGGCCTCCGCAGCCGGTCACGTACGGTTCGGCGGTCGAGCGGGAGCTTCCGTGGAGCGCCGAGGCCGCCGCGCGGCTCAATGCCATCCCCAGCTTCGTGCGCGGCGTGGTGGCGGAGCGGGTGGAGAAGTTCGCGCGCGAGCGCGGGCACACGGAAGTGACGATCGACGCGATGACCGAGGTCCGCCGGGCCATGCCGGTGGACTTCTCGAAACGGATGCCCTTCTTCGCCCGGAGGCGGCGGAGCGCGGGACGGGGGGATAAGCGATGA
- a CDS encoding cytochrome ubiquinol oxidase subunit I, with protein sequence MKRWLTRGVATRGVLLAALALAVALPLLAQAPGPDYGEFNFLGLDRRGAVWIAAQLHLLFAAFVLGVPMFAVVIEAIGMFGGDEKYDKLAKEFTRLLLVAYSATAIWGAILVFFLSTLYPRFWAYLTAIFAPSMWVYAGLFFLESFTLYLYYYGWDAWKKGAAKKAHWCLGIMLNVWGTIVMFIANGWLTYMMSPPEGLTADTAPQTVQLWSAINNATWMPINIHRLLANVVFGGAIVGAYAAYRFLTSKTDEERAHYDWMGYTGNLIAIGALIVLPFAGYWLGREIYEFSQQMGITMMGGFMSWLWIIQAFLIGILFLAGNYYLWIGMGRIPGAERFQPYIKWMLLVLVLGVIVWATPNTMIADRDEIAAMGGIRHPFLQVLGVMSAKNTAVNLMILTTFLSFLMYRRANKDPVVPWARAGTMLQGAAFALCAVIVVFYGVYGYFVTAIVRIGFSVYQVLAVLATILFVIGIDMAMLRGAKSRGEIRWGRMPDRSQYALLILAVTFTWLMGLMGFARSGIRQHWHVYEVIRDTSEQAFTPALGPAATIISICVLIFFALVGFIFWLGGLAERSVYQEAEAKVTAGREGRAALGDPMPAPSLGDVD encoded by the coding sequence ATGAAGCGCTGGTTGACCCGTGGCGTCGCGACCCGCGGCGTGCTGCTGGCCGCCCTCGCACTGGCGGTCGCCCTCCCGCTCCTCGCGCAGGCGCCCGGACCCGACTACGGGGAGTTCAATTTCCTCGGGCTCGACCGTCGCGGCGCGGTCTGGATCGCGGCCCAGCTCCACCTGCTGTTCGCCGCGTTCGTCCTCGGCGTACCGATGTTCGCCGTCGTCATCGAGGCGATCGGGATGTTCGGCGGGGATGAGAAGTACGACAAGCTCGCGAAGGAATTCACCCGCCTCCTGCTCGTGGCCTACAGCGCGACCGCGATCTGGGGCGCGATCCTCGTCTTCTTCCTCTCGACGCTCTACCCGCGCTTCTGGGCGTACCTGACGGCGATCTTCGCGCCGTCGATGTGGGTGTACGCGGGCCTCTTCTTCCTCGAATCGTTCACGCTCTACCTCTACTACTACGGGTGGGACGCGTGGAAGAAGGGCGCGGCGAAGAAGGCCCACTGGTGCCTGGGGATCATGCTCAACGTGTGGGGCACGATCGTCATGTTCATCGCGAACGGGTGGCTCACCTACATGATGAGTCCGCCCGAGGGACTCACGGCGGACACGGCCCCGCAGACCGTCCAGTTGTGGAGCGCGATCAACAACGCGACCTGGATGCCGATCAACATCCACCGGCTGCTGGCGAACGTGGTGTTCGGCGGCGCGATCGTCGGCGCCTACGCGGCGTACCGCTTCCTCACGAGCAAGACCGACGAGGAACGCGCGCACTACGACTGGATGGGCTACACCGGCAACCTGATCGCGATCGGCGCGCTCATCGTCCTCCCCTTCGCCGGCTACTGGCTCGGACGCGAGATCTACGAGTTCAGCCAGCAGATGGGCATCACGATGATGGGCGGCTTCATGAGCTGGCTCTGGATCATCCAGGCCTTCCTCATCGGCATCCTCTTCCTCGCGGGCAACTACTACCTCTGGATCGGGATGGGGCGGATTCCGGGGGCGGAACGGTTCCAGCCCTACATCAAGTGGATGCTGCTCGTGCTGGTCCTCGGGGTCATCGTGTGGGCCACGCCGAACACGATGATCGCAGATCGGGACGAGATCGCGGCCATGGGAGGGATCCGGCACCCGTTCCTGCAGGTGCTCGGGGTGATGAGCGCGAAGAACACGGCCGTCAACCTGATGATCCTGACGACATTCCTCTCCTTCCTCATGTACCGGAGGGCGAACAAGGATCCCGTGGTGCCGTGGGCGCGCGCGGGGACGATGCTGCAGGGGGCGGCCTTCGCGCTGTGCGCCGTCATCGTCGTGTTCTACGGCGTGTACGGCTACTTCGTGACCGCGATCGTGCGGATCGGCTTCTCCGTCTACCAGGTGCTCGCGGTCCTGGCGACGATCCTGTTCGTCATCGGGATCGACATGGCGATGCTGCGGGGCGCCAAATCCCGGGGCGAGATCCGGTGGGGGCGGATGCCGGACCGGTCCCAGTACGCGCTGCTCATCCTCGCCGTAACCTTCACGTGGCTCATGGGGCTGATGGGCTTCGCGCGCAGCGGGATCCGGCAGCATTGGCACGTCTACGAAGTGATCCGGGATACGAGCGAGCAGGCCTTCACGCCGGCGCTCGGGCCCGCGGCGACGATCATCAGCATCTGTGTGCTCATCTTCTTCGCGCTCGTCGGATTCATATTCTGGCTCGGCGGCCTGGCCGAACGCTCCGTGTACCAGGAGGCGGAGGCGAAGGTGACGGCCGGACGGGAGGGGCGCGCCGCGCTCGGAGACCCGATGCCGGCGCCCTCCCTGGGCGACGTGGATTAG
- a CDS encoding cytochrome c, translating to MKRYLSHPFWQGAIVIVVSYVAFEWVIGYVLPVIGVASAPVPASVILQYMLTVLVGIVLYMSADEARWKSFKKPIHETMVARDRKTLRGILMVALPVLIGWLAYQNVRPSYAAPATLRSVHPAPPNQLTFRGETIELTGLENPLHEEGSIEEHLAVGKRIYVRNCVPCHGDLLDGQGHYAPAFNPVPADFTSSGNLPQLTESYVFWRIVKGGPGLPREGTPWDSAMPAWETILEQDEIWATILYLYDQTGFTPRTWEEEGEGGHE from the coding sequence ATGAAGCGTTACCTGTCCCATCCGTTCTGGCAGGGCGCGATCGTCATCGTCGTGTCCTACGTGGCGTTCGAGTGGGTGATCGGATACGTGCTCCCGGTGATCGGCGTGGCGAGCGCTCCCGTGCCGGCTTCGGTCATCCTTCAGTACATGCTGACCGTCCTGGTGGGCATCGTCCTCTACATGAGCGCGGACGAAGCGCGCTGGAAGAGCTTCAAGAAGCCGATCCACGAGACCATGGTCGCGCGCGACCGGAAGACGCTGCGTGGGATCCTCATGGTCGCGCTTCCGGTTCTCATCGGCTGGCTCGCCTATCAGAACGTGAGGCCGAGCTACGCGGCGCCGGCCACGTTGCGCTCCGTGCACCCCGCGCCGCCGAACCAGCTCACCTTCCGCGGGGAGACGATCGAACTCACGGGGCTCGAGAACCCGCTGCACGAGGAAGGCTCCATCGAGGAGCACCTGGCGGTCGGAAAGCGGATCTACGTCCGCAACTGCGTGCCCTGCCACGGCGACCTGCTCGACGGCCAGGGACATTACGCCCCGGCCTTCAACCCGGTCCCCGCCGACTTCACGAGTTCGGGCAACCTGCCCCAGCTCACGGAGAGCTACGTGTTCTGGCGTATCGTCAAGGGCGGCCCCGGCCTCCCGCGCGAAGGGACGCCGTGGGATTCGGCCATGCCGGCCTGGGAGACGATCCTCGAGCAGGACGAGATCTGGGCAACGATCCTCTATCTCTACGACCAGACGGGGTTCACGCCGCGCACCTGGGAGGAAGAAGGGGAAGGGGGCCACGAATGA
- a CDS encoding c-type cytochrome, translated as MRALRCGTLGTLALGGFAILALSAAAPLSAQEDAAAAGKVVYDRWCAECHGETGQGDGSAAASMLPRPRDFTQALYQVRTTGSGQLPTDADIRFAIENGLPGTTMPGWPNLTDGEIDDLIVYLKSFSRFFGQGPAPEPLDFGSDPGGGPAAIEAGAAAYLTMLCEECHGLSGRGDGTSAPTLEDWRGLPIRAADLTEAWVLNGGSSVEDMHTRMLTGLDGTPMPSAIDAMNSGVVSPDEVWQLAHYLASLGPREMPPLRDVIRVGRAEAGLPADGGEEAWAGVEAFYFPLSGQVVQLPRNFSPTVDGLWVQGLHDGSDIALRVQWNDPSNSPDPNWDEWQEKITTALDLDGAEPIALDSAGAPTVRPPDAVLLQFPFEMPEGTDRPYFLMGDAREPVYLWTWDSEAGVGAGRGRGLDSVEPLAEDPVAGEATWEEGRWTLYLRRPIEVESDGLDFAEGTPTPIAFQAWDGSSAEVGKRSSVSTWYYILLEPPASSTVVVTPLLAMLLTGAFGLVLVRRAQDRRRDG; from the coding sequence ATGAGGGCGCTCCGATGCGGGACCCTCGGGACGCTCGCGCTTGGCGGGTTCGCCATCCTCGCCCTTTCCGCCGCGGCCCCGCTGTCGGCGCAGGAGGACGCGGCCGCCGCGGGCAAGGTCGTGTACGACCGCTGGTGCGCGGAATGTCACGGCGAGACGGGGCAGGGGGACGGCTCCGCCGCCGCCTCGATGCTGCCCCGGCCGCGGGACTTCACGCAGGCGCTCTACCAGGTCCGGACGACCGGGAGCGGGCAGCTCCCGACGGACGCGGACATCCGGTTCGCGATCGAGAACGGGCTCCCCGGTACGACGATGCCGGGCTGGCCCAACCTCACGGACGGGGAGATCGACGACCTCATCGTCTACCTGAAGAGCTTCTCGAGGTTCTTCGGCCAGGGCCCGGCCCCGGAGCCGCTGGACTTCGGCTCGGACCCCGGCGGCGGTCCCGCCGCGATCGAGGCGGGGGCGGCGGCGTATCTCACGATGCTGTGCGAGGAGTGCCACGGCCTTTCCGGGCGCGGCGATGGGACCTCGGCGCCGACGCTGGAGGACTGGCGTGGCCTCCCCATTCGCGCCGCCGACCTCACGGAGGCATGGGTTCTGAACGGCGGCAGCAGCGTCGAGGACATGCACACGCGGATGCTGACCGGATTGGACGGCACGCCGATGCCGTCGGCGATCGATGCCATGAACTCGGGCGTCGTCTCGCCCGACGAGGTCTGGCAACTGGCGCACTACCTCGCCTCGCTCGGGCCGCGCGAGATGCCGCCGCTGCGCGACGTGATCCGCGTGGGGCGCGCCGAGGCCGGGCTCCCGGCCGACGGCGGCGAGGAGGCCTGGGCGGGCGTCGAGGCCTTCTACTTCCCGCTGTCCGGCCAGGTCGTGCAGCTGCCCCGCAACTTCTCGCCGACGGTCGACGGACTCTGGGTGCAGGGGCTTCACGACGGAAGCGACATCGCGCTGCGCGTGCAGTGGAACGACCCGTCCAACAGCCCGGACCCGAACTGGGACGAGTGGCAGGAAAAGATCACGACCGCGCTCGACCTGGACGGCGCGGAACCCATCGCCCTCGACAGCGCCGGCGCGCCGACCGTGCGCCCCCCGGATGCGGTGCTCCTCCAGTTCCCCTTCGAAATGCCGGAGGGCACCGACCGGCCGTACTTCCTGATGGGAGACGCCCGCGAACCGGTTTACCTGTGGACGTGGGATTCGGAGGCCGGGGTCGGCGCGGGGCGGGGTCGAGGCCTCGACTCCGTCGAACCGCTTGCGGAGGACCCGGTAGCGGGAGAAGCGACGTGGGAGGAGGGGCGCTGGACGCTCTATCTCCGCCGCCCGATCGAGGTCGAAAGCGACGGCCTCGACTTCGCCGAAGGCACCCCGACGCCCATCGCGTTCCAGGCGTGGGACGGGTCCAGCGCCGAGGTCGGAAAGCGCAGTTCCGTGAGCACGTGGTACTACATTCTGCTCGAACCTCCGGCATCCAGCACGGTCGTCGTGACGCCCCTGCTGGCCATGCTCTTGACGGGGGCCTTCGGTCTCGTTCTCGTGCGCCGGGCCCAGGACCGTCGGAGGGACGGGTGA